The following proteins are encoded in a genomic region of Thunnus maccoyii chromosome 8, fThuMac1.1, whole genome shotgun sequence:
- the LOC121901311 gene encoding probable pancreatic secretory proteinase inhibitor, which produces MMFGRTLLLVCVAIFFCADAEDKSRLYRRPSCVGMSVTQACPLNYSPVCGSDGVTYPNECSLCVQRLEKNADILIVKDGPC; this is translated from the exons ATGATGTTTGGCAGGACTCTTCTACTGGTCTGTGTGGCCATTTTCTTCTGTGCAG ATGCTGAGGATAAATCCAGACTCTACAGGAGG CCCTCCTGTGTAGGAATGAGCGTGACCCAGGCATGTCCTCTGAACTACTCTCCAGTGTGCGGCAGTGATGGCGTCACCTACCCAAATGAATGTTCTCTTTGTGTCCAGAGATT GGAGAAAAACGCAGACATTTTGATTGTCAAGGATGGACCCTGCTGA
- the LOC121901997 gene encoding uncharacterized protein LOC121901997 isoform X2, producing the protein MPLSAFTLRDTSGVHSDLALGLSELEQKLCQHFQRIEIRGKRNRKVPLLLTPDMLSSMEALVAHRRACGVPNENPFFFSRPEAETHLRGSDAIRQIARECGAKHPETLSSTKLRKHVSTLSTVLNLRDNEMDILANFLGHDIRVHRQYYRLPEGTLQLAKVSKVLIALEQGRLSDFKGMSLDEIQIDPNEGVLEAVDSDHSETERDSSVCSSSSGSSRCNTRQPTMDEFGSSTTKKRKKMESDSDDPDTGPSRSNSGQWTSDEPGSVEPTIDPQNLKKDSDLKQKPLRGGIGHLWRSRLLKKH; encoded by the exons ATGCCGCTCAGTGCATTCACCCTAAGAGACACTTCAGGAGTTCATTCAGATTTGGCACTAGGACTCTCAGAGCTGGAGCAAAAGCTTTGCCAGCATTTCCAACGCATTGAAATAAGAGGGAAAAGAAACAGGAAAGTTCCCCTCCTTTTAACACCGGACATGCTGTCCTCAATGGAAGCCTTGGTTGCACATCGGCGGGCCTGTGGTGTACCGAATGAAAATCCCTTTTTCTTCTCCAGACCTGAAGCAGAGACTCACTTGAGGGGATCAGATGCCATCAGACAGATTGCAAGGGAATGCGGGGCCAAGCATCCTGAAACTCTGTCCTCAACGAAGTTGAGAAAACATGTATCGACACTGTCCACAGTCCTGAACCTTAGAGATAATGAGATGGACATACTCGCAAATTTTCTCGGCCATGACATCCGTGTGCATAGACAGTACTATAGACTACCTGAAGGAACACTGCAGTTGGCCAAGGTCAGCAAAGTGCTGATTGCCCTAGAACAAGGCCGACTGTCAGACTTCAAGGGAATGAGCCTGGACGAGATCCAAATCGATCCCAATG AGGGAGTGCTAGAGGCTGTAGACAGTGATcattcagagacagagagggactCATCTGTCTGCTCCTCTTCGTCAG gaTCGTCAAGATGTAATACAAGACAGCCTACCATGGATGAGTTTG gATCCTCAACAactaagaaaagaaagaaaatggagtCTGACAGTGATGACCCGGACACAG GACCTTCAAGATCCAACAGTGGACAGTGGACCTCTGATGAGCCTGGCAGTGTTGAACCTACTATC GATCCtcaaaatctaaaaaaagaCAGCGACTTGAAACAG AAACCTCTAAGAGGAGGAATTGGTCATTTGTGGAGGTCCAGGCTGttgaaaaaacactaa
- the LOC121901997 gene encoding uncharacterized protein LOC121901997 isoform X1, which translates to MPLSAFTLRDTSGVHSDLALGLSELEQKLCQHFQRIEIRGKRNRKVPLLLTPDMLSSMEALVAHRRACGVPNENPFFFSRPEAETHLRGSDAIRQIARECGAKHPETLSSTKLRKHVSTLSTVLNLRDNEMDILANFLGHDIRVHRQYYRLPEGTLQLAKVSKVLIALEQGRLSDFKGMSLDEIQIDPNEGVLEAVDSDHSETERDSSVCSSSSGSSRCNTRQPTMDEFGSSTTKKRKKMESDSDDPDTGPSRSNSGQWTSDEPGSVEPTIVGSSKSKKRQRLETETSKRRNWSFVEVQAVEKTLKAFIESGKVPGKSECVSCIQASPDALQKRSWTAVKFYVKNRITAIQCESAKRLY; encoded by the exons ATGCCGCTCAGTGCATTCACCCTAAGAGACACTTCAGGAGTTCATTCAGATTTGGCACTAGGACTCTCAGAGCTGGAGCAAAAGCTTTGCCAGCATTTCCAACGCATTGAAATAAGAGGGAAAAGAAACAGGAAAGTTCCCCTCCTTTTAACACCGGACATGCTGTCCTCAATGGAAGCCTTGGTTGCACATCGGCGGGCCTGTGGTGTACCGAATGAAAATCCCTTTTTCTTCTCCAGACCTGAAGCAGAGACTCACTTGAGGGGATCAGATGCCATCAGACAGATTGCAAGGGAATGCGGGGCCAAGCATCCTGAAACTCTGTCCTCAACGAAGTTGAGAAAACATGTATCGACACTGTCCACAGTCCTGAACCTTAGAGATAATGAGATGGACATACTCGCAAATTTTCTCGGCCATGACATCCGTGTGCATAGACAGTACTATAGACTACCTGAAGGAACACTGCAGTTGGCCAAGGTCAGCAAAGTGCTGATTGCCCTAGAACAAGGCCGACTGTCAGACTTCAAGGGAATGAGCCTGGACGAGATCCAAATCGATCCCAATG AGGGAGTGCTAGAGGCTGTAGACAGTGATcattcagagacagagagggactCATCTGTCTGCTCCTCTTCGTCAG gaTCGTCAAGATGTAATACAAGACAGCCTACCATGGATGAGTTTG gATCCTCAACAactaagaaaagaaagaaaatggagtCTGACAGTGATGACCCGGACACAG GACCTTCAAGATCCAACAGTGGACAGTGGACCTCTGATGAGCCTGGCAGTGTTGAACCTACTATCGTAG GATCCtcaaaatctaaaaaaagaCAGCGACTTGAAACAG AAACCTCTAAGAGGAGGAATTGGTCATTTGTGGAGGTCCAGGCTGttgaaaaaacactaaaagccTTCATAGAATCTGGTAAAGTACCAGGGAAATCAGAGTGTGTTTCCTGTATTCAAGCTTCACCAGATGCTCTTCAAAAGAGAAGCTGGACGGCGGTGAAGTTCTATGTTAAGAATCGGAttactgccattcagtgtgaaAGCGCAAAAAGACTTTACTGA